The proteins below are encoded in one region of Neoasaia chiangmaiensis:
- the derI gene encoding D-erythrulose-4-phosphate isomerase — MKIAVGGDSAGEGLAQSIVKHLQKLGEHDVVDMSHPADEHTELYAELSERVGLAVLSGEYDRGILCCGTGIGVCISANKIPGIRAALTHDTYSAERAALSNDAHIITMGARVIGPELANSIADAWLTKAFDPHGPSAKNVEGIDALGRKYADPHAADHAAHAITA, encoded by the coding sequence ATGAAAATCGCTGTAGGTGGCGATAGCGCCGGCGAAGGCCTTGCGCAGTCCATCGTCAAACATCTCCAGAAACTCGGCGAACATGACGTCGTCGATATGTCGCACCCGGCCGACGAACATACCGAACTCTACGCTGAACTCAGCGAAAGGGTCGGCCTGGCCGTGCTCTCGGGCGAATACGATCGGGGAATCCTGTGTTGCGGCACGGGAATCGGCGTCTGCATTTCAGCCAATAAAATTCCCGGCATCCGCGCGGCACTGACGCACGACACATATTCCGCCGAACGCGCCGCCCTGTCGAACGATGCGCACATCATCACCATGGGCGCTCGCGTCATCGGTCCGGAATTGGCCAACTCGATTGCCGATGCCTGGCTGACCAAGGCGTTCGACCCGCATGGCCCCTCGGCGAAGAACGTGGAGGGGATCGATGCGCTTGGCCGCAAATACGCCGATCCGCACGCCGCGGACCACGCAGCCCATGCCATCACGGCCTGA
- a CDS encoding Arm DNA-binding domain-containing protein: MARNAAPCGKQYKLADSNGLYLLMRPAGGKLWHFKFRAHGKEKRLAFKNPEVTLAWNSWWLILPDANRLTVGIKSTADGFAVRVMPVMREIQAGGVVSLNGVAGELTKRGH, from the coding sequence ATGGCAAGGAATGCCGCACCATGCGGAAAGCAATACAAGCTGGCGGACAGCAACGGCCTTTACCTTCTGATGAGACCGGCTGGCGGGAAGTTATGGCACTTCAAATTTCGGGCGCACGGGAAAGAGAAGCGACTTGCTTTCAAAAACCCGGAAGTGACGCTGGCGTGGAATTCGTGGTGGTTGATCTTGCCGGATGCGAACCGGCTCACCGTCGGCATCAAGAGCACGGCAGACGGCTTTGCAGTCAGGGTCATGCCGGTGATGCGTGAGATTCAGGCCGGCGGCGTTGTGTCGCTCAATGGTGTTGCGGGCGAACTGACGAAGCGCGGGCATTAG
- a CDS encoding DNA gyrase inhibitor YacG: MSICPICRRPSDPKYRPFCSRRCADVDLGNWFQGSYRVPSFRIDDDEIEIDEKTGLPRVDPGNGIG, from the coding sequence ATGAGCATCTGCCCCATCTGCCGCCGGCCGTCCGACCCGAAATATCGGCCCTTCTGTTCGCGTCGATGCGCGGATGTGGACCTTGGAAACTGGTTTCAGGGCAGCTACCGCGTACCGTCTTTTCGTATCGACGACGATGAAATCGAAATCGATGAGAAAACTGGCCTTCCCCGGGTTGATCCCGGGAACGGCATCGGCTAA
- a CDS encoding ribonuclease E/G has product MEIRIAWSPGEARIAAMDGDTLQDFALWRPGKPDGYGDRHAVRILKSAENMGGAFVSLADGSDGFLTGQHAVGDLVSALVVRSPQGGKGLRLKPIEMAHAATEPALLARGPTPLETIAARYPDAPILIDEPAVAARIPASLRARIVRTPAAFDAHVTALCDALSEPVTELKGGVRATFTPTPALMAIDLDCPENTDRRSRATAQAGVNMAAFPDLCREIRLRNLSGAILIDPAGVTPRKRPALVPPLREALQHDPMKPQALGATALGLLEVVRTRSRPPLHELLNAPHGIGLSALRQIIAQRPTGAPPPPTLKAAISVVRALETDTVALDSFSTTYGTPLRLELAPDYPVNYWSLHI; this is encoded by the coding sequence ATGGAAATCCGCATCGCCTGGAGTCCGGGCGAGGCGCGGATTGCCGCAATGGACGGCGACACGCTTCAGGACTTCGCCCTGTGGCGTCCCGGCAAGCCGGATGGCTACGGCGATCGACACGCCGTGCGCATTCTCAAATCCGCCGAGAATATGGGCGGAGCGTTCGTCTCGCTCGCCGACGGATCGGATGGTTTCCTGACCGGGCAGCACGCCGTCGGCGATCTTGTCAGCGCGCTCGTCGTGCGCAGTCCTCAAGGTGGCAAGGGCCTGCGCCTCAAACCGATCGAGATGGCTCATGCGGCAACGGAACCGGCATTGCTGGCACGTGGCCCGACACCGCTGGAGACGATCGCGGCACGTTATCCTGACGCACCGATCCTGATCGACGAACCCGCCGTTGCAGCACGCATACCCGCCAGCCTCCGTGCCCGCATTGTGCGCACGCCCGCGGCCTTCGATGCGCATGTCACCGCATTGTGCGATGCCCTGTCCGAGCCTGTCACCGAGCTGAAGGGCGGCGTACGTGCGACCTTCACGCCAACGCCGGCACTGATGGCGATCGATCTGGACTGTCCTGAGAATACGGACCGCCGGAGCCGCGCGACCGCGCAGGCCGGCGTCAACATGGCGGCCTTCCCCGATCTTTGCCGTGAAATCCGCCTGCGAAACCTGAGCGGCGCCATTCTCATTGATCCGGCTGGCGTCACACCTCGCAAGCGCCCCGCCCTCGTTCCGCCGCTGCGCGAGGCGTTGCAGCACGACCCCATGAAGCCGCAGGCGCTGGGTGCCACGGCACTCGGATTACTGGAAGTCGTGCGGACACGCAGCCGGCCGCCCTTGCACGAACTGCTGAACGCCCCACATGGGATCGGCCTGTCAGCCCTGCGACAGATCATCGCACAACGCCCCACCGGCGCGCCGCCGCCGCCAACCCTGAAGGCCGCCATCAGCGTCGTCCGCGCGCTGGAGACCGACACCGTCGCGCTCGATTCCTTCAGCACGACCTATGGCACGCCATTGCGCCTGGAACTCGCACCAGATTATCCGGTGAATTACTGGAGCCTGCACATATGA
- a CDS encoding Maf family protein produces MTEGSRPRLILASASPRRLDLLRQIGLTPDGIVAADLDESPRPNELPRPHAQRLALSKAEAVAARQSDAALVLAADTVVAVGRRILPKAEDRETARRCLELLSGRRHTVLTAVSVLPSAAWTKGRPVHRLVESVVTFSRLSTTQIDALLDHGDWQGKAGGYAVQGMAAAYIRYLGGSHSAVMGLPLFETAQMLRGQPGGWLA; encoded by the coding sequence GTGACGGAGGGAAGCCGCCCGCGCCTGATCCTCGCCTCCGCGTCGCCGCGTCGTCTGGATCTGTTGCGACAGATCGGCCTGACGCCGGACGGAATCGTCGCCGCCGACCTCGACGAATCGCCGCGCCCGAACGAATTGCCGCGCCCGCATGCTCAACGGCTGGCCCTGTCGAAGGCCGAGGCCGTCGCGGCACGGCAGTCCGATGCCGCGCTGGTGCTTGCCGCCGATACCGTCGTGGCCGTGGGGCGCCGCATCCTGCCGAAAGCGGAGGATCGCGAGACTGCCCGCCGCTGTCTCGAACTGCTGTCCGGCCGCCGCCATACGGTCTTGACCGCCGTGTCCGTCCTCCCAAGCGCGGCGTGGACGAAGGGCCGTCCTGTCCACCGCCTGGTCGAAAGCGTCGTGACGTTCTCGCGTCTCAGCACGACCCAGATCGACGCGCTGCTCGATCACGGTGACTGGCAAGGCAAGGCTGGCGGTTACGCCGTTCAGGGCATGGCCGCAGCCTACATCCGCTATCTCGGCGGCAGCCATTCGGCTGTCATGGGCCTGCCGCTGTTCGAAACCGCCCAGATGCTCCGCGGGCAGCCGGGCGGCTGGCTGGCGTGA
- the infA gene encoding translation initiation factor IF-1 has translation MSKEDMIEFSGTVTELLPNAMFRVTLDNEHTILAHTSGKMRKNRIRVLAGDRVNVEMTPYDLSKGRITFRFK, from the coding sequence ATGTCCAAAGAAGATATGATCGAATTCAGCGGCACCGTTACCGAGTTGCTGCCCAATGCCATGTTCCGCGTCACGCTCGACAACGAGCACACCATCCTCGCCCATACCAGCGGCAAGATGCGCAAGAACCGCATCCGCGTGCTGGCCGGCGATCGCGTGAACGTTGAAATGACGCCATACGACCTCAGCAAGGGCCGCATCACGTTCCGCTTCAAGTAA
- the hisD gene encoding histidinol dehydrogenase, translating into MKQLDTRHASFAAQFDALLQARTGVETSVAEPVRDIIAAIRTRGDDALFDYTTRFDRLTLNAGTVRIAQDEIAREAAKVAPDLMTALHQAAGRIESFHRAQVPDDLSYTDDAGLTLGMRWNALDAVGLYVPGGKAAYPSSVLMNALPAKVAGVSRIAMCVPCPDGVLNPLVLAAAQVCGVSEIYRVGGAQAVAALAYGTASIAPVDRIVGPGNAYVAEAKRQVFGHVGIDSIAGPSEVLVIADSRNTPRFVALDLLAQAEHDELAQAVLVTDDETFAQKVIDAVELELRTLPRAKIAQRAWADHGAVIVVRDWNEAAEIANRLAPEHLEIMLDDPQAFAAKVRHAGAMFLGRYCPEAVGDYVGGPNHVLPTSRTARFASGLSVFDFLKRTTSIATGPEGLKQVGPTGVALAKAEGLDAHALSLSTRLEALGA; encoded by the coding sequence ATGAAACAGCTCGATACGCGCCACGCATCGTTCGCAGCCCAGTTCGACGCGCTCCTGCAAGCCCGTACCGGCGTGGAGACCAGCGTTGCCGAACCGGTGCGCGACATCATCGCCGCGATCCGCACCCGAGGCGACGACGCACTTTTCGACTACACGACGCGCTTCGACCGCCTTACCCTGAACGCCGGGACGGTCCGCATCGCGCAGGACGAGATCGCGCGCGAGGCCGCGAAGGTCGCGCCCGATCTCATGACCGCCCTCCATCAGGCCGCCGGACGCATCGAATCCTTCCATCGCGCGCAGGTGCCGGACGATCTCAGCTACACGGACGACGCCGGCCTGACGCTCGGCATGCGCTGGAACGCGCTCGATGCCGTCGGTCTCTATGTGCCGGGCGGCAAGGCGGCCTATCCGTCCTCCGTGCTGATGAATGCATTGCCCGCAAAGGTGGCGGGGGTCAGCCGCATCGCCATGTGCGTGCCTTGCCCGGACGGCGTGCTGAACCCGCTGGTCCTTGCCGCGGCACAGGTGTGCGGCGTGTCGGAAATCTACCGCGTCGGCGGCGCGCAGGCCGTTGCCGCCCTGGCCTACGGCACGGCCAGCATCGCCCCGGTCGACCGCATCGTCGGTCCCGGCAACGCCTATGTCGCGGAAGCCAAGCGGCAGGTCTTCGGCCATGTCGGCATCGATTCCATCGCCGGGCCGTCCGAGGTTCTGGTGATTGCCGACAGCCGCAATACTCCGCGCTTCGTGGCGCTCGACCTGCTTGCCCAGGCTGAACACGACGAACTTGCCCAGGCTGTGCTGGTAACCGACGACGAAACCTTCGCCCAGAAGGTGATCGACGCCGTGGAACTCGAACTCCGGACCCTGCCGCGCGCCAAGATCGCCCAGCGCGCCTGGGCCGACCATGGCGCGGTGATCGTCGTGCGTGACTGGAACGAGGCCGCCGAAATCGCCAACCGCCTCGCGCCGGAACATCTGGAGATCATGCTGGACGATCCGCAGGCCTTCGCCGCGAAGGTGCGCCATGCGGGGGCCATGTTCCTCGGTCGCTACTGCCCGGAAGCTGTCGGCGATTATGTCGGCGGTCCGAACCATGTCCTGCCCACCAGCCGGACAGCCCGTTTCGCTTCCGGACTGTCGGTTTTCGATTTCCTGAAGCGCACGACGTCCATCGCCACCGGGCCGGAAGGGTTGAAGCAGGTCGGACCGACCGGCGTCGCCCTGGCGAAAGCGGAAGGGCTGGATGCACACGCACTCAGCCTCTCGACGCGTCTGGAGGCGCTCGGCGCCTGA
- the hisG gene encoding ATP phosphoribosyltransferase yields MTTIAEPQTQAGNAGAAEAPLILALPKGRILKALKPVLDRAGLMPDPGCLDGDSRALRFPTTDPGLDVVRVRSFDVATFVAYGGAQIGVCGADVLMEFDYPDIYAPLDLGIGGCRISVARPVAALRKEGTAASSQIRVATKYPTIARRHFAARGINAEIVHLNGAMELAPNLDLASIIVDLVDTGSTLRANGLRETEVIAHVTSRLIVNRVALKTRPEAIAALITRFRDALQENNS; encoded by the coding sequence TTGACGACGATCGCCGAACCGCAAACCCAGGCCGGAAACGCTGGTGCGGCGGAAGCACCGCTGATCCTTGCCTTGCCGAAGGGTCGTATCCTCAAGGCGCTCAAGCCGGTTCTGGATCGCGCCGGTCTGATGCCGGATCCGGGCTGTCTGGATGGTGACAGCCGCGCCCTGCGTTTCCCCACGACCGACCCGGGGCTGGACGTGGTCCGCGTGCGTTCGTTCGACGTTGCCACCTTCGTGGCCTATGGCGGCGCACAGATCGGCGTCTGCGGTGCGGATGTGCTGATGGAATTCGACTATCCGGACATCTACGCACCGCTCGATCTGGGCATCGGCGGCTGCCGCATCTCCGTCGCGCGTCCGGTGGCGGCGCTGCGCAAGGAAGGCACGGCCGCCAGTTCGCAGATCCGCGTCGCCACCAAATACCCGACAATTGCCCGACGCCATTTCGCCGCGCGCGGCATCAACGCCGAGATCGTCCACCTCAACGGCGCGATGGAACTGGCACCCAACCTCGATCTGGCCAGCATCATCGTCGATCTGGTCGATACCGGCTCCACCCTGCGCGCCAACGGCCTGCGGGAAACGGAAGTCATCGCGCACGTCACCAGCCGCCTGATCGTCAATCGCGTGGCGCTCAAGACCCGGCCGGAGGCGATCGCCGCGCTGATCACGCGTTTCCGGGACGCCCTGCAGGAAAACAATTCATGA
- a CDS encoding GntR family transcriptional regulator, which yields MYADIPRLVFPTVLDASGGVPLRVQVREGLLAAIGDGRLPPESQLPTMRELAAHLSIDLNTVQRAYAELERLGAIETRRGRGSFVSSAPPLPDPDVRRAQTEACAAAAIAMARAQGLMPEDVARTMLEFLQGNQ from the coding sequence ATGTATGCAGACATACCACGATTGGTATTTCCGACCGTTCTGGACGCCAGTGGTGGCGTGCCGCTGCGGGTGCAGGTTCGCGAGGGTCTGCTGGCGGCGATCGGCGACGGGCGTCTGCCGCCAGAGTCGCAGCTTCCGACGATGCGGGAACTGGCGGCTCATCTCTCGATCGATCTGAACACGGTGCAACGCGCCTATGCCGAACTGGAGCGCCTCGGGGCCATCGAGACGCGTCGCGGGCGGGGCAGTTTCGTGTCGTCCGCGCCGCCATTGCCCGATCCGGATGTCCGTCGTGCGCAGACGGAGGCCTGCGCGGCGGCAGCGATCGCGATGGCGCGGGCGCAAGGCCTGATGCCGGAAGACGTGGCCCGGACCATGCTCGAGTTTTTGCAAGGAAACCAGTGA
- a CDS encoding SPFH domain-containing protein codes for MNSISGPLAAVALLIGFGCGALDKAHFVVWLVLGVIAAVAIILSVRLCAAWERAIVLRAGRVKGVYGPGIFLTVPFLDQVANVVDQRIRTVPVATRETLTRDTTPVDVDAVIFWMVHDPLRAITELDDFAGSVSMVALTTLREVVSSSYLSVLLEDRRRIDDELREQIALKTQEWGVTVQGVEIRDVQLPASLQDAMSRQAQAEREKAARVTLASAERAVALELAEAAKTYASTPIALQILQINRIFEMNKDRGTTILMPTTMADAMAGVAAINLTNTATPTPPAEA; via the coding sequence ATGAATTCGATATCAGGCCCTCTGGCGGCAGTGGCGCTGCTCATCGGTTTCGGATGCGGTGCGCTGGACAAGGCGCATTTCGTTGTCTGGCTGGTGCTGGGGGTGATTGCCGCCGTGGCGATCATCCTTTCCGTTCGGCTCTGCGCTGCCTGGGAGCGGGCGATTGTCCTGCGTGCCGGGCGCGTGAAGGGGGTTTATGGGCCGGGTATATTCCTGACCGTGCCTTTTCTCGATCAGGTCGCGAATGTGGTCGACCAGCGTATCCGGACCGTGCCGGTCGCGACGCGGGAGACGCTGACGCGGGATACGACACCCGTGGACGTGGATGCGGTGATTTTCTGGATGGTGCACGATCCCCTGCGGGCCATAACGGAACTCGACGATTTCGCCGGATCGGTATCGATGGTCGCGTTGACGACCCTTCGGGAAGTCGTCAGCAGTTCGTACCTGTCCGTGCTGCTGGAGGATCGGCGTCGGATCGACGATGAACTGCGCGAACAGATCGCTCTGAAGACGCAGGAATGGGGCGTTACGGTTCAGGGTGTGGAAATCCGCGACGTGCAACTCCCGGCAAGTCTTCAGGATGCAATGAGTCGTCAGGCGCAGGCCGAGCGCGAGAAGGCCGCCCGCGTCACGCTGGCCAGCGCCGAGCGCGCGGTGGCGCTGGAACTGGCGGAAGCGGCCAAGACCTATGCCTCGACGCCGATCGCGCTGCAAATCCTGCAAATCAACCGTATTTTCGAAATGAACAAGGATCGGGGCACCACGATCCTGATGCCGACGACCATGGCCGATGCGATGGCGGGCGTGGCGGCGATCAATCTGACGAACACGGCGACACCGACCCCACCCGCGGAGGCCTGA
- a CDS encoding N-acetylmuramic acid 6-phosphate etherase: protein MTTPTTSSIPTSNDTERPDPRYADIDTWPTASVLDALAEAQMTAVAVARAAVPDIEKVVDAALPRLRAGGRLFYVGAGTSGRIGMQDGVELTPTFGLPTERLVLLLAGGEGAVFQAAEGAEDREDAARDDILAHEPGRNDVVIGVAASGATPYTCAALAAARARGSLTVGVSGSREGRILHEAELGIRLPTGPEVVAGSTRLKAGTAQKAALNMLSTTLMLRLGHVYRGQMVDMKVTNAKLARRAARMVRMLAGGTDAEIEAALAATGGNVKRAVLVRSGLSREEAEAALTLHRGDLRAVLSSLNES from the coding sequence ATGACGACGCCCACGACCAGCAGCATTCCGACGAGCAACGATACAGAGCGTCCCGATCCGCGTTATGCCGATATCGATACATGGCCCACGGCCTCCGTGCTCGATGCGCTGGCAGAAGCACAGATGACGGCGGTGGCCGTCGCGCGGGCCGCCGTGCCGGACATCGAGAAGGTCGTGGACGCCGCCCTGCCGCGCCTGCGGGCGGGGGGGCGATTGTTCTATGTCGGCGCCGGGACGTCCGGGCGGATCGGCATGCAGGACGGCGTGGAACTGACTCCGACTTTCGGCCTGCCGACGGAACGCCTTGTGCTGTTGCTGGCGGGCGGCGAGGGTGCCGTGTTCCAGGCGGCCGAAGGGGCTGAGGATCGGGAGGATGCTGCGCGCGACGACATCCTGGCGCATGAGCCCGGTCGGAACGACGTGGTGATCGGCGTGGCAGCCAGCGGCGCGACGCCCTATACCTGCGCCGCACTGGCGGCGGCACGGGCGCGGGGCAGCCTGACGGTCGGGGTCAGCGGCAGTCGGGAGGGTCGCATCCTTCATGAGGCGGAACTGGGTATCCGGCTTCCGACGGGGCCTGAGGTCGTGGCCGGATCGACGCGCCTGAAAGCGGGTACGGCGCAGAAGGCGGCGCTGAACATGCTTTCCACAACGCTGATGCTGCGGTTGGGCCATGTCTATCGTGGCCAGATGGTCGATATGAAGGTGACAAACGCCAAGCTCGCCAGACGTGCGGCGCGCATGGTGCGGATGCTCGCGGGCGGGACGGATGCCGAGATCGAGGCGGCTTTGGCGGCGACGGGCGGTAATGTGAAGCGTGCCGTGCTGGTGCGCTCGGGCTTGAGTCGGGAGGAGGCCGAGGCGGCGCTGACCCTGCATCGCGGTGACTTGCGCGCCGTCCTGTCGTCGTTGAATGAAAGCTGA
- a CDS encoding anhydro-N-acetylmuramic acid kinase translates to MGTVFNAIGLMSGTSLDGVDAALIETDGERIGARAGAVTLPYSPALRDRLRALLDKAADIDPQDGELLAVIRALTLRHAEAVAILRAKYPYIRPDLIGFHGQTLRHAPERRLTWQAGDATLLSRETGLPVVHDFRGSDVAAGGQGAPLVPFYHAALLSGRPGPVAVLNIGGVANVTLIDSRGGVHACDTGPGNALLDDWAFRHTGIACDHDGALARAGEVRLDIVEALLDDPFFGLPAPKSLDRLAFHRAMRAVADLSAQDGAATLAAFTVEAVARTALPEAPLAWYICGGGRHNPVLMQGLAARLGVPVEKVEVLGWNGDALEAECFGFLAARSVRGLPISAPGTTGVPTPMTGGRLTCTGIVPPGWLTAG, encoded by the coding sequence GTGGGCACCGTCTTCAATGCCATCGGACTGATGAGCGGCACGTCGCTGGATGGTGTCGATGCCGCACTGATCGAAACGGACGGGGAGCGTATCGGTGCGCGAGCGGGCGCGGTCACGCTGCCCTATTCGCCGGCGCTGCGTGACCGACTGCGCGCGCTGCTGGACAAGGCGGCCGATATCGACCCCCAGGATGGGGAACTGCTGGCCGTCATTCGTGCCCTGACCCTCCGCCATGCGGAGGCGGTGGCCATCCTGCGCGCCAAATATCCGTATATCCGACCCGATCTGATCGGTTTCCACGGGCAGACCCTGCGGCACGCGCCAGAACGGCGGCTGACATGGCAGGCTGGTGACGCAACGCTCCTGTCGCGGGAGACCGGTTTGCCGGTGGTGCATGATTTTCGGGGATCCGACGTCGCGGCTGGCGGGCAGGGGGCGCCGCTGGTGCCCTTCTATCACGCGGCGCTCCTGTCAGGGCGACCCGGACCTGTGGCGGTACTCAATATCGGTGGCGTGGCGAATGTGACGTTGATCGATAGCCGGGGCGGCGTGCATGCGTGCGATACCGGGCCGGGCAACGCGTTGCTTGACGACTGGGCGTTCAGGCACACGGGCATTGCCTGCGACCATGATGGAGCGCTGGCGCGTGCGGGAGAGGTGCGCCTCGACATTGTCGAGGCGTTGCTCGACGATCCTTTTTTCGGATTGCCCGCGCCCAAGTCGCTCGACCGGCTGGCCTTTCACCGCGCCATGCGGGCTGTGGCCGATCTCTCCGCACAGGACGGCGCGGCGACGCTGGCAGCGTTCACGGTGGAGGCGGTTGCCCGCACGGCGCTGCCGGAGGCGCCGCTGGCGTGGTATATCTGCGGTGGTGGCCGACACAATCCTGTCCTGATGCAGGGGCTTGCGGCACGGTTGGGCGTGCCGGTGGAAAAGGTCGAGGTGCTGGGCTGGAATGGCGATGCGCTGGAGGCCGAGTGTTTCGGTTTTCTCGCCGCCCGCTCGGTTCGCGGCCTGCCGATTTCCGCCCCGGGCACGACGGGGGTGCCAACGCCGATGACCGGTGGCCGGCTGACATGTACCGGGATCGTGCCGCCGGGCTGGTTGACGGCTGGCTGA
- the crcB gene encoding fluoride efflux transporter CrcB: MRTYLIVAIGGAIGTVFRAFLSSTLPSLTGTALPWPTIIINVVGSFVIGYVAMLTAADSRFAASPELRAFILVGVCGGFTTFSSFSQQTVDLIRDGRPLSALLNIGLSVAICLLSTTAGYTAATTIRGSRLAALDRPDTTLLALHDPDKAPATLELARHVMERRGGPIKVLAIDGPVLNDVEPYDLMFSPRRRAALLATRSAWHGPMAQTLNDWIGSVRREGHPAIWLDVRGDGIAAVREHARISGLAIFEHADLQQSAAQDRLRVALHHAGRPILLLPAQIGKTLGEHTAIAVRTNADLANLLNASASLRPQGAPVFALHIGQHSFEIDDANITPIVQPADRRHSHLVSQLLAMASARNADLLALIAPREREHFDDLLQHALPGADLPILIVPPTAMVNA, from the coding sequence TTGCGCACCTATCTCATCGTCGCCATCGGCGGCGCCATCGGCACCGTGTTTCGTGCGTTTCTCTCCTCAACCCTGCCATCGCTGACAGGCACCGCCCTGCCCTGGCCGACGATCATCATCAATGTCGTCGGCTCTTTCGTGATCGGTTACGTCGCGATGCTGACCGCCGCCGACAGTCGCTTCGCCGCCTCGCCCGAACTGCGCGCGTTCATCCTCGTCGGTGTCTGCGGCGGCTTCACCACATTCTCTTCCTTCAGCCAGCAGACCGTCGATCTCATTCGTGACGGCCGGCCCCTGTCAGCCCTGCTGAACATCGGACTGTCAGTAGCAATCTGCCTGCTGAGCACGACGGCGGGCTATACCGCCGCCACGACCATCCGCGGCTCCCGTCTCGCTGCTCTCGACAGGCCGGACACGACGCTCCTCGCCCTGCACGATCCGGACAAGGCCCCTGCGACGCTCGAACTGGCGCGCCACGTGATGGAACGTCGCGGCGGCCCCATCAAGGTGCTGGCCATCGACGGCCCCGTCCTGAACGACGTCGAACCCTACGACCTGATGTTCTCGCCGCGCCGACGCGCCGCCCTGCTCGCCACGCGCAGCGCATGGCACGGCCCGATGGCTCAGACCCTCAACGACTGGATCGGCAGCGTCCGCCGCGAAGGCCACCCGGCGATCTGGCTCGATGTGCGGGGCGATGGTATCGCCGCCGTTCGCGAACACGCACGCATTTCGGGTCTGGCGATTTTCGAACATGCCGACCTGCAACAAAGCGCCGCGCAGGATCGACTCCGCGTCGCCCTGCACCACGCCGGGCGCCCCATCCTGCTGCTCCCGGCACAGATCGGCAAAACGCTGGGCGAGCACACGGCCATCGCCGTCAGAACGAACGCCGATCTCGCCAACCTGCTGAATGCTTCGGCTTCCCTACGCCCGCAAGGCGCGCCGGTCTTCGCACTGCATATCGGACAGCATTCCTTCGAAATCGACGACGCGAACATAACGCCGATCGTGCAACCGGCCGATCGGCGCCATTCCCATCTCGTCTCCCAGTTACTGGCGATGGCCAGCGCGCGGAATGCCGATCTGCTGGCGCTCATCGCTCCGAGAGAGCGGGAACACTTCGATGATCTGCTTCAGCACGCCCTTCCTGGCGCCGATCTGCCCATCCTGATCGTGCCGCCAACAGCCATGGTCAACGCGTAG